In Cryptomeria japonica chromosome 10, Sugi_1.0, whole genome shotgun sequence, a genomic segment contains:
- the LOC131057280 gene encoding aspartic proteinase nepenthesin-2-like → MPGLRRKKLKSFALEVDTADLLRIARATFNKAVGIVGFGKGALWFPSQLGSLLSYKGFSYCLISYRFEHSSNVSSPLILGASESIYSGSMQYTPMLDNPMYPNYYYIGLQGNSIDNTYLEVPLSLQGFHSEGNGGMIIDSGTTYTHLPETFYEKILTTLQEIIPYSRSHEYEKPSIEDVGIGPAAIFGNFQQQNFQVFYDLEKMRIGF, encoded by the exons ATGCCAG GTCTTAGAAGAAAAAAACTGAAGTCGTTTGCACTAGAGGTTGATACTGCAGATTTGCTTAGGATTGCAC GTGCTACCTTCAATAAGGCAGTTGGAATTGTAGGGTTTGGAAAGGGTGCCCTCTGGTTCCCTTCACAGTTGGGCTCTCTTCTGAGCTATAAGGGATTCTCTTACTGTCTAATAAGCTATCGTTTTGAACATAGTTCTAATGTTTCTAGTCCTTTGATATTGGGTGCATCTGAAAGCATTTATAGTGGATCAATGCAATATACCCCCATGCTAGACAATCCCATGTATCCAAACTATTACTACATTGGTCTCCAAGGGAATAGTATTGATAACACATATTTAGAGGTCCCATTGAGCTTGCAGGGATTCCATTCAGAGGGTAATGGAGGTATGATTATTGACTCTGGAACCACCTATACCCATCTTCCCGAAACATTTTATGAAAAAATTCTCACTACTTTACAAGAAATAATTCCTTATTCCAGATCTCATGAGTATGAGAAACCA AGTATAGAGGACGTTGGCATTGGGCCTGCTGCAATCTTTGGCAACTTTCAGCAGCAAAACTTTCAAGTTTTCTATGATTTGGAGAAGATGAGAATTGGATTTTAG